One window from the genome of Saimiri boliviensis isolate mSaiBol1 chromosome 2, mSaiBol1.pri, whole genome shotgun sequence encodes:
- the LOC101037173 gene encoding thymosin beta-4-like: protein MPDKPDMAEVEKFSKSKLRKTETQQKNPLPSKGTTEQEKQAGES, encoded by the coding sequence ATGCCTGACAAACCCGATATGGCTGAGGTCGAGAAATTCAGTAAGTCGAAACTGAGGAAGACAGAAACGCAACAGAAAAATCCACTGCCTTCCAAAGGAACGACTGAACAGGAGAAGCAAGCAGGCGAATCCTAA